TCTCGGACTGTAGTTCAGAAGGTCAGTCAATGCAGAATTTTACATCACCAGTGTGATTTTGAATAACACAAGTTGTTTATCTTTGAAAATGCTTTCCCTCCCTTCCTTCTTGTTCTGACTCTACATATTTTGTTCCGTCTctcctcagtgtctctcagttaaCAAGGTACTAGAATATCTTTGGATAACCCAATCTTGTAGTCTTAAAAACTTATTTGTAAACTAACTCTAACCCCCCAAATCATGTCTCATCCCATTATATTGACACTCATCGTCTCCTGTTTCTCTCTAACCGCGATTTATGTGTCCCGttttcctttcctcctctcttgATTCATTCTTTCTGTTTTATTCTCCTGTCTTTCCCTATTACTGCACATCTTCTTCCTCACCCTTCCTCTCCCGTCCTCAGGCCTTATCAGGAGACAGCACTATAAATCCATCTCTGGGCCGTCTGGTGCTGCAGTGTCTCTGCCCTGCCCTGCACAGCTTGCTGACCGATGGCTTGAAACCTCACCAGAGTGACCTGATTGCAGGCAGGAGGCCAAATTCCGCCTGGGGTCTGGTTCAGGCCTCAACCAGGCCAGGTAATACATCAAGAATTGGAGGAAATTAGCAGTTATAGATTTTGATATTAAGGATttcatatttgttgttttttccctagTTGATAATGATAAGCCCTGGACTTTGTCTGCCTCTTATCTTTCCACACACATTAGTCAACTTGTGTTGATTTTAGTGTCTAAAATGCTGAATTAAGTGAACAACAGGATGCAGATATCGATTGGCCGATGAGTGCCAAGTTTCACTGCAATTTTTCACTCATCTCTGTAAGTTTCTCTGTTGATTTCCCTCGctctcccttcctccccctATCTTtgttctcctcttcctctcaacCCACTTTTCAAGGTCCTAAAACTCAAGCATTGTTCAACTTACAAGTTCGTGTTGGAGAGCTGCCTCAGCTCAGGCAGAGCAAACACAGATTCAATGCATTCCTCCTTGGCCTACTGAAGTAAGTACTGGCTGCTAATCCTCTCTGGTATCCACTGGGGGCATGAAAAGTGCTCAAATCAGTAGttaaatattataatttattcTTTAATTTCCCTGCCCATGTCCTCTTTGTATCCTCAATTgtcctcttctctgtttttttcttcttctagtaCCAAGCTTCTTGATGTCTGGCTATCTCACCTTCAGTCTTGCAGTGGTAAGTTTCCATCATTACACCCATGTCGTTGTGGTCATGCACGTGCCTAACAGTGATCTCTCTTCCTCTAAGATGTGCTGGAGACATATTACCACCCCACCTCCTACATGCGTCTTTCGCTAAGCGCCTGCCAGCCTCTGTTTGAGGAGCTGCTCCTCGTGTTGCAGCCTCTCAGCCTGCTGACCTTCAACCTTGACCTGCTCTTCCAGCACCACCATTTAGAGCCGGACAGTCCTAGTCCAGTAATCCCCAGCCCACCTTGTCAGGATGCTGGATTCCAGTTTTCAACAGAGGATTCCCAATCCAAAACCACAGACTCCAGATATATTGAAAGCCTCTCAGAAGTAGACTTTGGAAGCCCAGAACATCGGGCAACCAAAATATCCTCACCATTGAGTCACCCAAAGAATGGAGGGCCAGGGGAGTCAACACATAGCGGTACTGCACCCATAAAGGCTTCGGTCACTATCGGGCAGACAAGTCCTCAGCTGTTGTGGGTGCAGGAGAAGGAAATTGGAGACTTAACTCTTCCTAATGTTGAGGAGGACAGCCTTGCAGTGCAGGCTGGACAGGTACTGATTTTATTGTGGCTGCTCAGTGTTTGGattcaaatgtgttttgtgtgatcATGCAGGGCTGACATTTGTTTGAATCACAGGTGATCCAACAGGGATGGGGTGCTGTGATGCGTTGGGGAGGCAGACTGAGCCAGAACCTGTCTGAGCTGagcctgaaaaaggaggagatgAAGACAGATCTGCCGGACCTCCGGGCCCAAGTAGGGAGTGACTTCACTCCGGTCAGCAGTGGTGCTCAGGTTCCCTGGGGTCTGGGGCTGCGGCTCTTTGGGGCCTCTAAAAGCCTCAACAGCCCACCAGGTCACACACCCCTAACCAGGTTAGACTATGAATTGAACACCTAACCTATATATTAAGCAGGAGAGAAAGTAATGAACAAGTGAGTTCAACCACTGTAGTGACTTTAAGAAACTCTAAAGTCACTGTTGCACTTAAAATAGTTTTCTGCATGAATGGTAACTTTCTGTGTTTCCTCTCTGCCCTcctgcccctctctctctctctctctctctctctcctctctctctctctctctctctctctctctctctctctctgtctacccACTCCTCTCGTTCTCCTTGTGTCCATCTCTGCAGACGTCCCTCTCAGTGGCTGGCTCCTGGGGTCACTGCACTGACCCGAATGGTGAGCAGCAACTCCACCCCGATTATAAGGAGGGCCCCGGAGCCCCAGAAAGAAAGTGAGccagaaacagagaaagagattgACACACTGGAGATGAAGGACAAACCCAGACCACTCAGGTACAACAGTACAGTGACAGTGATGGTTATAGAGGGTAGATTTATGCGTTGTGTTGGCATGAGATTGATAGCTAAATCTGTGATTCGTTATCTAACCCTTTTTCTTGTTATACGATTTAAAAATTACCTCATCCTTTGATATGTCCATAGATTGGGGGATTTACCTCACCAATTAATTCATAGATTTGGGAGATCACATCCTCCGTGTCTGTATTGATAAAACTAATTTACACcgtaatttaaatacatttagagGAAAATCACATTTTGGCCCAGGCATttagaaaatattgcaatactttcgtgtgaaaatgtcaaactatagAGACCATAATTTAATGGCTAGGGTGTGGCATAAAAAAACTTACCCAACCACCTTGCCGTCCTCAGGGCAAGTTGTGACGCattattcctttttaaagtgaCTTTACTTCACCAGTGAGTGCAGCAGACACTAGAAATACCCTGgctattttttttgccttttgaaAGAATATAATTGATGACTCACAAGCAATCCTGCAATGTGACTCATTCAGGATCGTATGTTGAGGATGACGTTATTGTTTGTGGTTGGTTGGTGTACGTATATGTAGACCATTTTGGCTGAGAAGATTtttctgctgtctgtcttcaGGTCAATACGAACGCTGTGTGACCACTCTGGAACCGGTTCAGAGCTCAGCTTCTGCAAAGGGGAGGAACTGGTGGTGTTAGGAGGAGTCGATCAGGACTGGATTCGCTGTCGTCAGGGAGACAAGGAGGGCCTGGTACCTATTGGCTACACCTCCCTCATCATGTGACTTTTGCACCATAACTGCTGCACTCAATCaatataaactaaataaaataaaaaatatatatattttaggtgAGTGTTGAGAGGTTATGGTGTGGCTGCACTACTCTGAAAGGGATATTTCACGCTTGCTTGGTTCGAGTTTGAGTTGAGCGCATAACACCATCTGTTCTGCTTTACGTTCATCAGGAGCAGTCCTGATGAACGCCTTCTCCCTTTATGAACATGTGGgcgtttttttccccatccagTTTGGTAGCATTAAACTAATGGATGTTAGCAGCAGGAATGCAGCAGATGGTGTGAAATGATGACTCAAGTCAAATTTAGAACATTTCATACTGGAAGACCTTATATCTTGTagtgaagtatccctttaaagTGCCCTTTTCTCATTTTCTGCCATCCTTATCAGCCACTGATCTGAAAATGATCACAGGGGAAATTCTGTGCAAACAGCTACTTGTAGATTTCAAGAGCTTTCAGATCAGCGGTTGTATGTCTTGAGGGGGTGACAGTCGACAGCCTGGTAGTAGCCACATTGATTCCTCTAGCCATCAGCCGTAGAGAGTCGCGGCACACAGGTTGTCGAGTGGAGAAAGCATGTGAGAGTAGTGCGCCGTAGCTCCTGTTGCATACTGCGTAGTAATGTAGTGAATTGTAGCTGTGTAGATCTGTGTTCTATTGACCTTTCATCTCTATTGGTCTCTCGCCTCTGCCTGGTTCATGtgtgtttgacatgtttctgctaGTATAATTGactgtataaatatacataaaaaatatatatatatataggtatataTATTGAGATTGATATTACCAAGATAGGTAGAAAGATAGAACAAGAGAAAGCAGATAGTAAAACACATGCAGCTACATTGGGGAAGTGGATGATTCAAAATTCTTTACTTCTGCAacctttcacacacatttaagTAGTTGTCATCCATGCAAcaaaaaagatgtgttttttaaagtatgGAATCCAGTATCTTCCCTCCTGTGTGCTTCATGTATTGCTTTTGTCTTGACAACATATTCGTAGAAATATTAGATTTAGCCTCCTACCTTAAACTCTGTATGCATTGTAATGTGCCATGAGTGCTTTGAATGAATGCCAGAAAATATCTAACTGTCCATATCCCACACAGTTATAGAAGATAATACCGGACAACAGCAATCTGTAGTTTATCTCTCAACTCGTCGAAAACCTCACAGGGCAACATGTGTCAGAGTAAACACCTCACAAAACTATCCTCAGCTCTTATTCAACACTATCTGACCTTAAACTTAATGCAGTGAGAAAACCCCAGATGTATGTAATTCATAAAGCTACTGTAAAGTCGGTGGGTTTGGTGGCTGGTCTTCACCTTATACCTCAGTTTATGTATTTATCCTTACCCTTCCCGCCATGTTTGCTCATCATAAAAGTGATATTAATGATAGTGGTAGTAGAAGTGGTAGTGGTGGAAGTGATATGTTGATTCTAGTGTTTAAAACCCATTGCTTTGTGTTGTATAGTTATTAGTTATTCTCTAGATTCTGTATTGGTGACTATGCATATGGTTAAATGTACAACTAAaagcctttttgtttgttttaaagtcaTGGTTTTGCTTTGATGTTGACACAAAGTCTACAACAAAATCTTGAATAGTTaacataaaacagattttaactGGTCAGGAAAGGCCGACTCTAAAGGACCTTCATTTAATTCAGCAGGAATGTTTTATTGCTATTATCAATCAGGGAAAGCTCAGTTCTGACACTATGGCAAATGTCCAGTAGCATTAAGTTGAACCAATGGTCATAACTTCTAACTTACGATCACaataaaatgccataaaatgGATAATACCTGTAAGTGTTTACAAGAAATATAAAGATAAAACATCCGACACTTTGTTTAGTTGTGATATTCTGGTCTAAATGCATTTGTTCAAAagctgtttatttaatttattggaTGTGTACTACTTATTTATCTTGAGGTTTCTGAAAGGAATAGCTTTATCTGACccatcaagtgtgtgtgtgtgtgtgtgtgtgtgtggtgtgtgtgtgtgtgtgtgtgtgtgtgtgtgtgtgtgtgtgtgtggtgtggtgtgtgtgtggtgtgtgtgtgtgtgtgtgtgtgtgtgtgtgtgtgtgtgtgtgtgtgtgtgtgtgttgtgtgtgtacatggcAGCGTATGCGTCAGTGGAAGCAGAGATGAGTGTGAGCACATCGGTGTGTCTGCACATCCTGCACTTtcacttgtatgtgtgtgtgtgtaccaatgAGATCTGtacctccctctcctctttctctctccggTGTCATGTAGCCTGTAGACATCCCTGTGTCCTACTATTGAATATAGTTCAGTGCCCCTCTAGTGTCAGTCACTGCCCTCCTCCTGCATGTGCTTGTTTGTAAATACACCAAATAAAATGATTAGTATAAACCAAACATGGGCAGCTGTTTGATTCATAATTTAGAActtgaattcatgttaaaagCCTTATTAATCATGTTAAGCCTCATAAATAAATGTAGGTGatacaaagtgaaaacaaagtGCATGTCCTGCATATGTTGCTATCTGAAATGCGACAGGAAACTACCTACATGTGTCAGATTGCAAAGGAAGTGAAGACTGTTAAATACTGAGAAATCGCCTTCACAAACTTAAAATGGACTTATTGTGTTGTCAttattttatcacttctttGTTCAGATCAAAAGATCCCAGGATGCCCTCAGATGTTGTGAAGGGAAGAAAGAGGAGAATAAATGCCCGGAGTGAGCTGCAGCCCTCCCCCATCTTGTTACTGTGTTCCTTTGATAGCGTCCTCCATTGTAGGTCATTATGGAGGACAACACAGTGCgatatatacaatacaacacCACTAGATAGCACTGTTGTTAGCTCAAGCTGATTAAAATCACTGCAGTAACCTCCCGaaaaacccacaaacacacacccacacacacacacacacacacacacacacacacacacacacacacacacacacacacacacacacacacacaccacaccaacacacaacaccacacaccacacaccagagAGTAAGAAGAAGGCCTTATAACTGAGACGCAAAACACCAAGAATCTGCAGAGTTTAGTATTAGacataaaatgcttttattaTTATGGTTATATAGGCAAAAAAGTCTGAGCTGACATTCTATGGCATTGatttataattgtttttgatgtttttttcagatgCACATTATTAGAGGCAACAGGCAAAGGTTACATGTCATGCAAACTAGATAAATAACTCTTTATGTGGACCTTTGCTATAAAGTTAATCATCCACTGGCAATAATGTAGTGCTCTTAGttaaaaaggaaagaggaaaaatatacatacagaaTGTAAACAGTCAAAGAAATTGCACTTTCTTGGCTTGTTATTAAAAGCCACACTACTGAGAGAGAGCGGGAATTTAACACTGAAAAAACTAATTCACTGTCACTGATTGTCTgaccaataaaaaaacaaaacactcagctaaaaaaagtttgtaattatgtaatcctacaaaaaaactcaaacaatcATGGTCAATTTTAAGAACAAATGACTGATATATTGGTCAGCTGTATAGTCTGTTTAAAACATGTTAGTAAAATGAAAGATTTGATTATTAAGTTGTATGTGTTATCCCAATAGTATTGTAATGTATAATACTCATTTTACACGCTACTGCTGATAAGAAGAAAACAGGTCTCTCTCTACGTACATTCACATGAAACTAAACGCCTATGGTTACTTCCACTGAGTGGATTAATCCAATGCTCCTAAAATGAGAACAATCGACTATGCAACTGTACAGAAAAATTACCTCCAATCCTCAAATATTCACAAAAGAAAACTAACAAAGAAAGTCCATATATAGTCCTTATCAGAGGAGATATTGCTTTTAAAGACTGCATGAGTTTGCTTAGGTACGTACACAAGACAACATGGCACTTCTACGGAGCATGTGGGGCAAATCAATTTTAGatttctccccccctcccccccaagaCATTCTGATTGTCAATGCTATGAAGCAAAAACATTCCCAAAGGCAGTCTGAAGTAAACAAAAGACTTTTAACCCCCCTCTATCCCTTACCCAGGAAGCAATACTGAAAATAGTCAACAATAAACATTCCTATCATGAATATATTTTGTCCATCTTTTTTGCAGACATTGCCca
The Etheostoma spectabile isolate EspeVRDwgs_2016 chromosome 6, UIUC_Espe_1.0, whole genome shotgun sequence genome window above contains:
- the rusc1 gene encoding RUN and SH3 domain-containing protein 1 isoform X4, giving the protein MLAGLTQAELLKLSPELGDCVGGLEDEGDENYVISSKSGELHEFRLKETAGEKECDSELTTIEGWSSRSKLDGDRRADIAEECKKNAQRTTSFTEMARRKKRNSGLTSDPYYTTGCSDTHETKAKNMSFESFRYPAVVPDSPPPPPPPRPLPPIPPSVPPHKVSTLLANSAQPERFDWLIAFTPECEALPQLPPLAMRRSHVETQKKVSLSGSSPGSAPKVTTFKEMRYRNKSTFPTTKVITDPDPDPTVITPDADILYNLRWRREMAGGDGNQWEYTSQAQAFFMQPPPALTSMAALKEMLQRADEEGRQPELCPSQKIGCSLSDSSLWTMGREWEGEEVKREEKEGKEEEKVEVEERGRADGERTFESRTTAVRSVSFAGSVQRTEISWMGEDVKHPMRALVSAVSVAVEAILAQFSSSRTVVQKALSGDSTINPSLGRLVLQCLCPALHSLLTDGLKPHQSDLIAGRRPNSAWGLVQASTRPGPKTQALFNLQVRVGELPQLRQSKHRFNAFLLGLLNTKLLDVWLSHLQSCSDVLETYYHPTSYMRLSLSACQPLFEELLLVLQPLSLLTFNLDLLFQHHHLEPDSPSPVIPSPPCQDAGFQFSTEDSQSKTTDSRYIESLSEVDFGSPEHRATKISSPLSHPKNGGPGESTHSGTAPIKASVTIGQTSPQLLWVQEKEIGDLTLPNVEEDSLAVQAGQVIQQGWGAVMRWGGRLSQNLSELSLKKEEMKTDLPDLRAQVGSDFTPVSSGAQVPWGLGLRLFGASKSLNSPPGHTPLTRRPSQWLAPGVTALTRMVSSNSTPIIRRAPEPQKESEPETEKEIDTLEMKDKPRPLRSIRTLCDHSGTGSELSFCKGEELVVLGGVDQDWIRCRQGDKEGLVPIGYTSLIM
- the rusc1 gene encoding RUN and SH3 domain-containing protein 1 isoform X3; amino-acid sequence: MLAGLTQAELLKLSPELGDCVGGLEDEGDENYVISSKSGELHEFRLKETAGEKECDSELTTIEGWSSRSKLDGDRRADIAEECKKNAQRTTSFTEMARRKKRNSGLTSDPYYTTGCSDTHETKAKNMSFESFRYPAVVPDSPPPPPPPRPLPPIPPSVPPHKVSTLLANSAQPERFDWLIAFTPECEALPQLPPLAMRRSHVETQKKVSLSGSSPGSAPKVTTFKEMRYRNKSTFPTTKVITDPDPDPTVITPDADILYNLRWRREMAGGDGNQWEYTSQAQAFFMQPPPALTSMAALKEMLQRADEEGRQPELCPSQKIGCSLSDSSLWTMGREWEGEEVKREEKEGKEEEKVEVEERGRADGERTFESRTTAVRSVSFAGSVQRTEISWMGEDVKHPMRGLGLSSLCLQEKKALVSAVSVAVEAILAQFSSSRTVVQKALSGDSTINPSLGRLVLQCLCPALHSLLTDGLKPHQSDLIAGRRPNSAWGLVQASTRPGPKTQALFNLQVRVGELPQLRQSKHRFNAFLLGLLNTKLLDVWLSHLQSCSDVLETYYHPTSYMRLSLSACQPLFEELLLVLQPLSLLTFNLDLLFQHHHLEPDSPSPVIPSPPCQDAGFQFSTEDSQSKTTDSRYIESLSEVDFGSPEHRATKISSPLSHPKNGGPGESTHSGTAPIKASVTIGQTSPQLLWVQEKEIGDLTLPNVEEDSLAVQAGQVIQQGWGAVMRWGGRLSQNLSELSLKKEEMKTDLPDLRAQVGSDFTPVSSGAQVPWGLGLRLFGASKSLNSPPGHTPLTRRPSQWLAPGVTALTRMVSSNSTPIIRRAPEPQKESEPETEKEIDTLEMKDKPRPLRSIRTLCDHSGTGSELSFCKGEELVVLGGVDQDWIRCRQGDKEGLVPIGYTSLIM